From Hydractinia symbiolongicarpus strain clone_291-10 chromosome 11, HSymV2.1, whole genome shotgun sequence, the proteins below share one genomic window:
- the LOC130614156 gene encoding uncharacterized protein LOC130614156, whose translation MSSKKPMKLVLSPAKKSKQEVKCIIHNNNYKKETKLRAFTEKSAEKVKIASEIRNDENVTDLVSGDLSDLKFHQKCLDAYVHPKTLATIQKKKEKAEASDDETGYVNDIEEQQPTSTIRMSQRKRGRTGQSLAKQDECCICQKRKTSTTGSGYEKLSKCITESSALTLQTAALQNGANDELIGYISGRDWTGIVALELRYHVTCYRAFTKPVKTPSAITQVDKEALQHTFDFVELHALNKCEVLLLKDLVDIYNKHSVKGGITDRTMLKYVTEHFTDDIGVWQPRYGGTFIFSEKIPKGLIIDVRRRNLIDRESQKQRDTDIEIIKIAAEIIREEIRNMPFTYPIWPPTERSILSESTIIPPKLNQLITSIVSSIPQPHKRKQTTITSICQDIIYSASNTKHKTSKHVLLSLCTKRKTGSKDLVKWLNRFGHCISYDETAYLETFLANEEIKNQMVKFYVPYSVQPSSFITFVWDNNDINPETLSGTSMHCTNGIIVQLRRDDMVDFDSERINYAKPPRRRSFKYIPDQLEEYTTKKRFNPISMKNVRLDSIEDHLSTSACIESIWALLRFQAKQNNVPQSIPAWTGFNYLLDGEVTHQTHEISYLPAINDSPTKMDVVMELLVQSKVKAEALGLLETDVVLDQAIYAKAVEILQDPANVELKTFISLRMGAFHTSCIFIAVIGKRFADGGLRDLIIESNILGTRSVERTLNGKHYNHAIRTLKYVYEALYRLKIEHFEHWLVQHGKNLNDYILTEEFQTCLKEVSFQSFQDVTGLEGLFELMEEYERDIKQAGKTALYWLSFMEMMDVLFGFIRGLKIGNWELHLDATRQMLPWFFAYDRPNYSRYCTFYVMEMLRLPETHPGICEEFTNGNFAVRRSPGKFNKVPSDQCIEQTINREQKCHGGITGYSTSPGTIQRWVFTSHTIAKCISILEDMLTIKQKMSHPKELGKSRMEFDEASVQRCYDTLVSWGSPFNSRDSLVQICSGVEATTVVEKNLLEAHSVGKKEMEEFVEKRIKSNEISFYDRIKKNRLKTFKDVAVKKVCKVKEKNITIAAERSVFAKLLIIAQNRNNISMKEVLSYPLSPIPWALALPDGGLVKTVKSKLLAKIEEGIDPEESLPTNCCTIFDGMVLLQQLDGIPLLTFGDISEFLLKRILRCKSQIIYFVTDQYFQNSVKGYERSRRTADGTLRVRIERRDQKKPSQLKKYMRNDENKKEITQFLLNDWSNESRFVGLLDRREIYFNCLSKFFKIYVVNGRVCCEEESSLENHQEEADTKVFLCCNHASVTGVDNACIVTVDSDIVIYAVHFENKIGINIYLQIGSGGRKRILSVTKIRDAVGPAIAEALPAFHAFTGNDFTSAFHGIGKVKPYNLLKANEIFQNVFAKLGKSATFDVDLFPHIEQFVCKLYGVSATNTDDTRYKKFCSCKPTPEPQQLPPTRDALLNHCKRVSYITAIVRNSLVANPNLPSPNGHGWNVNGEKLEIIWLLRRPAPDALLEMVSCSCRKSSSCAKETCVCSSYDLPCTDLCSCNCVDQGSDNDEIILENDVEVDSSDDESEDDTEDEETLFSD comes from the exons ATGAGCTCAAAGAAACCGATGAAACTCGTTCTATCTCCAGCTAAAAAAAGTAAGCAAGAAGTGAAATGTATTATACACAACAACAATTACAAGAAAGAAACAAAGTTAAGAGCATTCACAGAAAAATCAGCCGAAAAAGTGAAAATAGCAAG tgaAATTCGAAATGATGAAAATGTCACTGATTTAGTGAGCGGCGATCTttccgatttgaaatttcatcaGAAATGTTTAGATGCGTATGTCCACCCAAAAACATTAGCTaccatacaaaagaaaaaagaaaaagctgaAGCAAGCGACGATGAAACGGGATATGTTAACGACATAGAAGAACAACAACCAACTTCAACTATCCGAATGTCACAGAGAAAGAGAGGCAGAACAG GTCAATCACTTGCCAAGCAAGATGAGTGCTGTATCtgccaaaaaagaaaaacgagTACAACAGGTAGTGGCTACGAAAAACTCAGCAAGTGTATAACGGAAAGTTCTGCTCTCACGCTACAGACTGCAGCCCTACAAAATGGGGCAAATGATGAGTTGATAGGATATATTTCTGGTCGCGATTGGACGGGAATAGTTGCACTTGAATTGCGATATCATGTAACATGCTATCGAGCTTTCACCAAGCCCGTTAAAACACCTTCTGCAATCACTCAAGTAGACAAAGAGGCATTGCAGCATACTTTCGACTTTGTTGAGCTACATGCTCTAAATAAATGCGAAGTGCTACTACTGAAGGATTTGGTTGACATTTATAACAAGCATTCCGTAAAGGGCGGTATCACCGATCGAACTATGTTGAAATATGTTACGGAACATTTCACCGATGATATCGGAGTTTGGCAACCTCGGTATGGAGGGACatttattttttctgaaaaaataccTAAGGGGCTTATAATTGATGTACGGCGACGGAATCTTATTGATCGTGAAAGCCAAAAGCAACGTGATACTGACattgaaattatcaaaataGCAGCTGAAATAATAAGAGAAGAGATCAGAAACATGCCGTTCACATATCCTATTTGGCCACCGACAGAAAGAAGCATACTATCCGAAAGTACTATCATTCCaccaaagttaaatcaattaaTTACATCTATTGTGAGCTCGATACCTCAACCTCACAAACGGAAACAGACAACTATAACTTCGATATGTCAGGACATTATATATAGCGCTTCAAATACTAAGCACAAAACTTCAAAACATGTATTATTATCGCtttgtacaaaaagaaaaacggGCTCGAAAGATTTGGTTAAATGGTTGAACAGATTTGGACATTGCATATCATATGACGAAACTGCATACCTGGAAACATTTTTAGCCaacgaagaaataaaaaatcaaatggTGAAGTTTTATGTACCCTACTCCGTACAACCATCATCATTCATAACATTTGTTTGGGATAACAATGATATAAACCCGGAAACTTTAAGTGGAACGTCGATGCATTGTACCAATGGCATAATAGTTCAATTGAGAAGAGATGATATGGTTGATTTTGATAGCGAACGCATAAATTACGCAAAGCCACCAAGAAGAAGATCGTTCAAATATATACCTGATCAGCTGGAAGAGTACACTACCAAGAAAAG ATTCAACCCTATTTCAATGAAAAATGTTCGTCTTGACTCTATCGAAGATCATTTATCAACTTCCGCTTGTATCGAGTCCATATGGGCCTTGTTACGCTTTCAAGCGAAACAAAATAATGTTCCACAGTCAATACCTGCATGGACCGGCTTCAACTATTTGCTTGATGGTGAAGTCACACATCAAACTCATGAAATATCGTATTTACCAGCGATTAATGATTCTCCTACTAAGATGGATGTAGTTATGGAGCTTCTGGTTCAATCGAAAGTAAAAGCTGAAGCATTAGGATTGCTAGAAACAGACGTTGTTCTAGATCAAGCTATATATGCTAAAGCCGTAGAAATTCTTCAAGATCCTGCCAATGTGGAGCTAAAAACTTTCATTTCACTGAGGATGGGAGCATTTCACACTTCGTGTATTTTCATAGCTGTAATTGGTAAGCGGTTCGCCGATGGTGGTTTGCGTGACTTGATTATTGAATCTAACATATTGG GTACACGTTCTGTGGAGAGAACTTTGAATGGAAAGCATTACAACCATGCCATACGCACGTTGAAGTACGTTTATGAAGCGCTTTATCGCTTAAAAATTGAACATTTTGAACACTGGTTAGTACAGCATGGTAAAAATCTCAATGACTACATTTTAACGGAGGAGTTCCAAACTTGCTTAAAAGAG GTTTCATTTCAATCTTTCCAAGATGTGACTGGCCTTGAAGGTCTGTTTGAACTGATGGAAGAGTACGAACGTGATATTAAACAAGCAGGTAAAACAGCATTGTATTGGTTGTCTTTCATGGAGATGATGGACGTGTTGTTTGGATTTATACGAGGTTTAAAAATTGGTAACTGGGAATTGCACCTAGACGCAACACGCCAAATGCTGCCATGGTTTTTTGCATACGACCGTCCCAATTATTCCCGCTATTGTACATTCTATGTCATGGAGATGCTGCGCTTGCCAGAAACACATCCCGGAATATGTGAGGAATTCAC TAACGGAAATTTTGCGGTTAGAAGATCTCCTGGAAAATTCAATAAAGTTCCCAGTGACCAATGCATAGAGCAAACCATTAACAGAGAACAAAAATGTCATGGTGGAATAACTGGATACAGCACTTCTCCTGGGACTATACAAAGATGGGTATTTACTAGCCACACTATTGCAAAATGTATAAGTATCCTCGAAGACATGCTgacaatcaaacaaaaaatgtcaCATCCCAAAGAATTAGGTAAATCCAGAATGGAATTCGACGAAGCTTCTGTTCAGAGATGCTACGACACTTTGGTCTCTTGGGGAAGCCCATTTAACAGCCGAGACAGCCTTGTTCAAATTTGTTCTGGTGTGGAAGCTACCACAGTCGTCGAGAAAAACTTACTGGAAGCCCATTCTGTTGGAAAAAAAGAGATGGAAGAATTTGTTGAAAAAAGAATCAAGTCAAATGAAATTTCCTTCTAtgatcgaattaaaaaaaaccgtctcAAAACGTTTAAGGATGTCGCAGTGAAGAAGGTGTGTAAGGTAAAAGAGAAGAACATTACGATCGCTGCAGAACGAAGTGTGTTTGCAAAGTTGTTAATCATTGCACAAAACCGCAATAATATTTCGATGAAGGAAGTCTTGAGTTACCCTTTGAGTCCAATTCCTTGGGCTCTTGCTCTTCCAGATGGGGGGCTTGTGAAAACAGTCAAGTCTAAGTTGTTGGCGAAAATAGAAGAGGGTATTGACCCAGAAGAATCCTTACCCACGAATTGTTGTACGATTTTTGATGGAATGGTTTTGCTGCAGCAATTGGATGGTATTCCACTCCTCACATTCGGGGATATATCAGAGTTTCTTTTAAAGAGAATCTTGCGGTGTAAGTCTCAAATCATCTACTTCGTTACTGACCAGTACTTCCAGAATTCTGTGAAAGGCTATGAGAGAAGCAGACGTACCGCAGATGGAACACTCCGAGTACGCATCGAACGAAGAGATCAAAAGAAGCCATCTCAGTTGAAGAAGTACATGCGCAACgacgaaaacaaaaaagaaatcactCAGTTTTTATTAAACGACTGGTCCAATGAAAGTCGATTTGTAGGTCTACTAGATCGTCGTGAAATTTACTTCAATTGTTtgtcaaaatttttcaaaatatatgtcGTCAACGGTCGTGTATGTTGTGAAGAAGAATCGTCCTTAGAAAACCACCAAGAAGAGGCAGACACCAAGGTATTTCTTTGTTGCAACCACGCAAGCGTGACTGGCGTTGATAATGCATGCATCGTAACCGTGGACAGTGACATTGTCATATATGCTgtacattttgaaaataaaattggaaTCAACATTTATCTACAGATCGGTTCGGGTGGACGGAAACGAATCTTAAGTGTGACCAAAATTCGAGATGCTGTTGGTCCCGCAATTGCAGAGGCTCTTCCAGCTTTCCATGCTTTTACAGGTAATGACTTCACAAGTGCATTTCACGGCATAGGGAAAGTGAAGCCATACAACTTATTGAAAGCTAAcgaaatatttcaaaatgtgTTTGCCAAGCTAGGTAAATCTGCGACATTTGATGTTGACCTCTTTCCACACATTGAGCAATTTGTTTGCAAATTATATGGAGTCAGTGCAACTAACACAGATGACACACGCTACAAAAAGTTCTGTTCGTGTAAACCTACACCTGAGCCGCAACAGCTTCCTCCAACTCGAGATGCACTACTAAATCATTGTAAAAGAGTTTCATATATCACAGCGATAGTTCGAAATTCTTTGGTTGCAAATCCAAACCTACCAAGCCCAAATGGACATGGATGGAATGTCAACGGTGAGAAACTAGAGATCATTTGGCTATTAAGACGACCTGCACCAGATGCTCTATTGGAAATGGTTTCTTGCTCTTGCCGTAAGTCATCATCTTGCGCCAAAGAAACTTGTGTTTGCAGCTCATACGATTTGCCTTGCACAGATTTATGCTCCTGTAACTGTGTTGATCAAGGATCAGACAACGACGAGATAATTCTCGAAAATGATGTTGAAGTCGATAGTTCTGATGACGAAAGTGAGGATGACACAGAAGATgaagaaactttattttcagattaA
- the LOC130614496 gene encoding uncharacterized protein K02A2.6-like: protein MEAADHQVAQYTKSTLSRNQEDEDSEQDDVNFISRKIKRTGLRKSGIAKTPPTIHTGPSQNNQPYCYRCGKKDHRADKCIVTKGKSCHKCGIQGHFSNVCRSTKATVRYVTADTSSSDDDFVLAIDNDPNCPNHKNSMYPVDVDGQRVNVLIDSGSTINVISKSTLSALKLKSPILPYHKKVFAFGASSPLKVNGCIWVVVGAGEKVVSTRFVVVPQSSVTILGVETACKLDLLRVGPGGTMNDKVNHISTSEDGVLKQLLCNYGDRFEGLGKLKDVNLKIQIDPTVTPVAQKARRLPILMQQQLDMELEKLLELGVIEPIESPPSWVNPLVIVPKKTPSDGIRMCVDMRVANTAVIREPYQIPTLEEVLHEFNGCTVFTKLDLNKGYHQIALDEASRDLTAFATHRGIFRFTRLIYGIASAAEQYQRELELALSGLSKVRNISDDIIIGGTSNQDLLDRMQCVFERLQEKNLTVNLKKCEFLKTELIYMGHKLSKDGIAPDERKVRAIADLKPPTNVKELQSFLGMVTYCSKFLPHFSTVTAPLRQLLSKDTKWSWGDAQRQAFNDLKIMLLSSATLAYYQPDAYTEIFTDASPVGLGAVIMQRQPDGILKPIGYASRSLLNAETRYSQIEKECLAILFAIERFRIYLYGIEFVVKTDHKPLVTMFSPRRKQLPPRIERWVMRLMPYAFKVEYHPGRTNGADYLSRSNPMQDNTPSHRMTEEFVNFIQSKQLPVAIPKKDIRDAQNDDPAIALIKKHLASGTIPKLDVIREYYPSRLQLSIVNDILMFANKIVIPPTLRESIISIAHEGHQGQVRTKQRLRKKVWWPRMGSSVEAHIKSCHGCQVTAGAQIKTPVVMTEIPDSAWLMLGCDLCGPFPTGEHLLVCIDYYSRYPEVEIIRRITAANIVDKLRKMFCRYGAPEIIVTDNGPQFRSNTDFATLMKEFGVEHRKVTPYHPEANGEVERFNRNLKKTIQAAIAENQNWRTALQNYLLAYRTTPHATTGATPAELLFNRPVKDKLPASTTSSKNTMSVVKNRDRIQKERIAKYADKRNNARSHVIQPGQKVLVANQSTHRNKFTPRWRDEPCTVTAVKGNAIFIEDGTKTMMRTSSHVKPYFMRNNQRSNKRHLQQPTVTTDSATESSDDDFDLPPTVNDPGNKTDLTSSDDTVVTESPSSDETIAYGEEEVNDEELFVPNRNTRTRNVKPPPRFKDFVTA from the coding sequence ATGGAAGCTGCTGATCACCAAGTGGCACAGTATACCAAATCGACCCTTAGTCGCAACCAAGAAGATGAAGATTCTGAGCAAGATGATGTAAATTTTATCTCAAGAAAGATAAAACGCACCGGTCTAAGAAAAAGTGGAATTGCTAAAACACCACCTACAATTCACACAGGACCGTCGCAGAATAATCAACCGTACTGTTACCGGTGTGGTAAAAAAGATCATCGTGCAGACAAATGCATTGTTACAAAAGGAAAGTCTTGTCACAAATGCGGAATACAGGGACATTTTAGCAATGTATGTCGATCAACTAAGGCAACTGTTCGCTATGTCACTGCTGATACCTCCTCCTCGGATGATGATTTTGTGTTAGCCATCGACAATGACCCTAACTGTCCCAACCATAAAAATTCCATGTACCCAGTAGATGTAGATGGACAACGTGTCAATGTGCTCATAGACAGTGGAAGTACCATCAATGTAATCAGCAAAAGCACCCTTAGTGCACTAAAATTAAAGTCACCTATCCTTCCATACCACAAGAAAGTTTTTGCTTTTGGTGCGTCGTCACCGCTCAAAGTTAATGGCTGCATATGGGTTGTCGTTGGTGCTGGAGAGAAAGTCGTGTCTACCAGATTTGTTGTTGTACCACAATCTTCTGTCACCATATTGGGTGTGGAAACTGCTTGCAAATTGGACCTACTCCGAGTTGGCCCAGGTGGAACCATGAACGACAAGGTGAACCACATCTCTACCTCCGAGGACGGTGTATTAAAACAACTGCTTTGCAATTATGGTGACAGGTTTGAGGGCCTTGGAAAACTGAAAGATGTCAACCTCAAAATCCAAATAGATCCCACGGTAACTCCAGTCGCACAGAAAGCCAGACGTCTACCGATCCTAATGCAGCAACAACTGGACATGGAATTAGAAAAACTCTTAGAACTCGGTGTCATCGAGCCCATAGAATCACCACCATCATGGGTTAATCCCCTTGTGATCGTACCTAAGAAAACACCTTCTGATGGCATACGTATGTGTGTTGACATGCGTGTTGCAAACACCGCAGTCATAAGAGAACCGTATCAGATACCAACTCTGGAAGAAGTGCTGCATGAGTTCAACGGGTGCACAGTGTTCACAAAGCTGGACCTGAACAAGGGATACCACCAAATTGCTCTAGACGAGGCTAGCAGAGACCTTACGGCCTTTGCAACACACCGTGGTATATTCAGATTCACAAGGCTGATATATGGAATCGCCTCTGCCGCTGAACAGTATCAACGAGAATTGGAACTTGCACTATCAGGACTATCTAAAGTACGTAACATCTCAGATGATATCATTATTGGTGGCACTAGTAATCAAGATCTACTGGATCGCATGCAATGCGTATTTGAGCGTCTCCAAGAGAAAAATCTCACAGTAAACCTAAAGAAATGCGAGTTTCTGAAGACTGAGCTTATCTACATGGGTCACAAGTTGTCAAAAGATGGAATTGCACCGGATGAGAGGAAAGTACGAGCTATAGCTGACCTCAAACCACCAACTAATGTGAAAGAATTGCAATCCTTTCTCGGCATGGTGACATACTGCTCCAAATTCTTACCACACTTCTCAACTGTGACTGCACCATTGCGTCAACTACTCAGCAAAGACACCAAATGGAGCTGGGGTGATGCGCAACGACAAGCGTTCAATGATCTTAAGATCATGCTGTTATCCAGTGCGACACTTGCTTACTATCAACCTGACGCATACACCGAAATCTTTACTGATGCATCCCCTGTTGGGCTTGGCGCAGTTATAATGCAACGTCAGCCAGATGGTATCTTAAAACCAATTGGATATGCCAGTCGCTCACTACTAAATGCAGAAACAAGATATAGCCAGATTGAAAAGGAGTGCTTGGCTATCCTATTTGCAATAGAGCGGTTTCGAATCTATCTTTATGGTATAGAATTTGTTGTTAAAACCGACCACAAGCCGCTAGTGACAATGTTCTCCCCTCGTAGGAAACAGCTTCCACCACGCATTGAACGCTGGGTTATGAGACTCATGCCATACGCATTCAAGGTTGAGTATCACCCAGGCAGAACCAATGGAGCAGATTACCTGTCACGGTCAAACCCGATGCAAGACAATACACCATCGCACCGAATGACTGAGGAATTTGTCAACTTTATTCAAAGTAAACAACTACCAGTTGCCATACCAAAGAAAGACATTCGTGATGCACAGAATGATGATCCTGCCATTGCCCTCATTAAGAAACACCTTGCATCTGGAACCATTCCAAAATTGGATGTTATTAGAGAGTATTATCCCTCACGTTTGCAACTATCCATTGTCAATGACATTCTCATGTTTGCCAACAAAATTGTCATCCCGCCAACCCTGCGAGAAAGCATCATCTCCATTGCACATGAAGGACATCAGGGACAAGTACGCACAAAACAACGTCTGCGGAAAAAAGTATGGTGGCCACGCATGGGCTCCTCGGTTGAAGCCCACATTAAGTCATGTCATGGATGTCAAGTCACCGCTGGTGCACAAATCAAAACTCCAGTAGTAATGACAGAAATACCTGATTCAGCTTGGTTGATGTTGGGTTGTGACCTTTGCGGTCCGTTCCCTACTGGTGAACACCTGCTAGTATGCATTGACTATTACAGCAGATATCCCGAGGTAGAGATTATCCGCCGAATAACTGCTGCTAATATCGTTGACAAACTTCGTAAAATGTTTTGTCGTTATGGTGCGCCAGAGATAATAGTGACCGACAATGGACCACAATTCCGGAGCAATACAGATTTCGCTACTTTGATGAAAGAATTTGGGGTGGAGCACCGCAAAGTTACCCCATATCATCCTGAGGCAAATGGTGAGGTTGAAAGGTTCAACAGAAATCTGAAGAAAACCATCCAAGCTGCAATTGCTGAAAATCAGAACTGGCGAACTGCCCTCCAGAATTACCTATTAGCATACCGTACCACACCGCACGCAACCACTGGTGCCACTCCTGCAGAGCTTCTGTTTAACAGACCGGTTAAAGACAAGCTACCAGCCTCAACCACAAGTTCCAAAAACACCATGTCTGTCGTTAAAAACCGAGACCGCATCCAAAAAGAGAGAATCGCGAAATATGCAGACAAACGCAACAATGCTCGCAGTCATGTCATCCAACCTGGGCAAAAGGTTCTCGTGGCCAATCAGTCAACACATCGCAACAAATTTACCCCTAGATGGCGCGATGAACCTTGTACTGTTACTGCTGTAAAAGGAAATGCAATTTTCATTGAAGACGGTACAAAAACTATGATGCGCACTTCCTCTCACGTCAAACCCTACTTCATGCGAAATAACCAGCGGTCAAATAAACGACATCTTCAACAACCGACAGTGACAACCGATTCTGCAACAGAAAGCTCTGATGACGATTTTGACCTGCCACCAACTGTAAACGACCCTGGGAACAAAACCGACTTGACGTCATCTGATGATACCGTTGTCACAGAAAGCCCATCCAGTGACGAGACCATTGCGTATGGCGAGGAAGAGGTGAATGATGAAGAACTCTTCGTTCCAAATAGAAACACACGTACTCGAAACGTTAAACCACCACCTCGTTTCAAAGATTTCGTTACTGCGTAA
- the LOC130614165 gene encoding transmembrane protein 42-like isoform X2 → MFTIFKRSWYHLMLGFLSGCCAACASVCGKFAFGDIELFRNYTAFTFLGNIFDGVIVTIAIRVSMFSLLLIFNMTMWTLFTKALAYSVSTIEVTVCNTAANFFVSAWLGVILFGERLSLTWWLGSCFIIAGLSLIHSSSRTQYDVKDSKE, encoded by the exons ATGTTCACTATATTCAAGAGATCATGGTATCACTTAATGTTGGGCTTTCTTTCTGGTTGCTGTGCTGCATGTGCATCGGTGTGTGGAAAGTTTGCTTTTGGAGATATTGAATTGTTTAGAAATTATACTGCCTTTACTTTCCTGGGTAATATATTTGATGGGGTTATTGTAACT ATAGCAATTCGAGTCTCGATGTTTTCACTCTTGTTAATTTTTAACATGACGATGTGGACATTGTTTACAAAAGCTCTTGCATATTCTGTGTCAACTATTGAAGTAACCGTCTGTAACACAGCAGCCAATTTCTTTGTTTCG GCATGGCTTGGTGTGATATTATTTGGCGAGAGGTTATCTCTCACTTGGTGGCTAGGTTCATGCTTCATTATTGCAGGGCTGTCACTTATCCACTCTTCTTCAAGAACACAATATGATGTAAAGGATTCGAAG GAATAA
- the LOC130614165 gene encoding transmembrane protein 42-like isoform X3 has translation MFTIFKRSWYHLMLGFLSGCCAACASIAIRVSMFSLLLIFNMTMWTLFTKALAYSVSTIEVTVCNTAANFFVSAWLGVILFGERLSLTWWLGSCFIIAGLSLIHSSSRTQYDVKDSKVS, from the exons ATGTTCACTATATTCAAGAGATCATGGTATCACTTAATGTTGGGCTTTCTTTCTGGTTGCTGTGCTGCATGTGCATCG ATAGCAATTCGAGTCTCGATGTTTTCACTCTTGTTAATTTTTAACATGACGATGTGGACATTGTTTACAAAAGCTCTTGCATATTCTGTGTCAACTATTGAAGTAACCGTCTGTAACACAGCAGCCAATTTCTTTGTTTCG GCATGGCTTGGTGTGATATTATTTGGCGAGAGGTTATCTCTCACTTGGTGGCTAGGTTCATGCTTCATTATTGCAGGGCTGTCACTTATCCACTCTTCTTCAAGAACACAATATGATGTAAAGGATTCGAAGGTGTCGTAA
- the LOC130614165 gene encoding transmembrane protein 42-like isoform X1: MFTIFKRSWYHLMLGFLSGCCAACASVCGKFAFGDIELFRNYTAFTFLGNIFDGVIVTIAIRVSMFSLLLIFNMTMWTLFTKALAYSVSTIEVTVCNTAANFFVSAWLGVILFGERLSLTWWLGSCFIIAGLSLIHSSSRTQYDVKDSKVS, from the exons ATGTTCACTATATTCAAGAGATCATGGTATCACTTAATGTTGGGCTTTCTTTCTGGTTGCTGTGCTGCATGTGCATCGGTGTGTGGAAAGTTTGCTTTTGGAGATATTGAATTGTTTAGAAATTATACTGCCTTTACTTTCCTGGGTAATATATTTGATGGGGTTATTGTAACT ATAGCAATTCGAGTCTCGATGTTTTCACTCTTGTTAATTTTTAACATGACGATGTGGACATTGTTTACAAAAGCTCTTGCATATTCTGTGTCAACTATTGAAGTAACCGTCTGTAACACAGCAGCCAATTTCTTTGTTTCG GCATGGCTTGGTGTGATATTATTTGGCGAGAGGTTATCTCTCACTTGGTGGCTAGGTTCATGCTTCATTATTGCAGGGCTGTCACTTATCCACTCTTCTTCAAGAACACAATATGATGTAAAGGATTCGAAGGTGTCGTAA
- the LOC130614165 gene encoding transmembrane protein 42-like isoform X4, with product MSKCKEIAIRVSMFSLLLIFNMTMWTLFTKALAYSVSTIEVTVCNTAANFFVSAWLGVILFGERLSLTWWLGSCFIIAGLSLIHSSSRTQYDVKDSKVS from the exons atgtctaagtgtaaagaa ATAGCAATTCGAGTCTCGATGTTTTCACTCTTGTTAATTTTTAACATGACGATGTGGACATTGTTTACAAAAGCTCTTGCATATTCTGTGTCAACTATTGAAGTAACCGTCTGTAACACAGCAGCCAATTTCTTTGTTTCG GCATGGCTTGGTGTGATATTATTTGGCGAGAGGTTATCTCTCACTTGGTGGCTAGGTTCATGCTTCATTATTGCAGGGCTGTCACTTATCCACTCTTCTTCAAGAACACAATATGATGTAAAGGATTCGAAGGTGTCGTAA